A window from Kovacikia minuta CCNUW1 encodes these proteins:
- a CDS encoding ABC transporter ATP-binding protein, whose amino-acid sequence MNSRDRYLQLLAYVRPHGRTILQALICTLIFMAIWPLLASIAGEIAVAIAQGNVLAIARLAGISSFVFLIQKIAQYGQDSLIAKASLAIVFDLRKQVYAHLQRLSLSYFEKAQSGDLAYRLTEDIDRVGEVVNKIFHQFLPSTVQLIVVLGYMVYLNWQLTLATLIIAPLIALLITTFGEQLRKLSFRSQSRISNLSALLVEVFSGMRLVQAFAAENYMLDRFSREAERNRRARYRTEQLKAIQVPAVGFLESASLLLLLLLGGWQVHLGNLTGGAFVSYLTAVLMLIDPISLVTSNYNEFKQGEASIDRIFELMDIQPTVLEKSGAVALPPVTGKVEYRNVSFSYQPDQPVLKDLSLMAMPGEAIALVGASGAGKTTMANLLPRFYDPQAGQILIDGVDIRDVTLASLRRQIGIVPQETILFSGTIAQNIAFGQAEFDLDALQEAARIANAHQFIVEFPQGYQTWVGERGVNLSGGQRQRLAIARAVLLNPRILILDEATSALDSESEALVQEALERLMQNRTVFIIAHRLATVRRSDRILVLEQGRLVESGTHAELLDKGGRYARFYAQQFQE is encoded by the coding sequence TTGAACTCACGCGATCGCTACTTGCAGCTTCTGGCTTACGTTCGACCCCACGGTCGGACTATTCTTCAAGCACTGATCTGCACGCTAATTTTTATGGCTATCTGGCCCCTATTAGCCAGCATTGCGGGCGAGATTGCCGTCGCCATTGCCCAGGGGAATGTCCTTGCCATCGCCAGACTTGCCGGAATTAGTTCATTCGTCTTCCTAATTCAGAAAATAGCCCAGTACGGACAGGATTCATTGATTGCGAAGGCATCATTGGCGATCGTGTTCGACCTGCGTAAGCAAGTTTATGCCCACCTTCAACGGCTCAGCCTCAGCTACTTCGAGAAAGCACAAAGTGGGGATCTGGCCTATCGCCTGACGGAGGATATCGATCGGGTTGGAGAGGTTGTTAACAAAATCTTCCACCAGTTTCTTCCCAGCACAGTCCAACTGATTGTGGTTTTGGGTTATATGGTTTACCTCAACTGGCAGTTGACCCTGGCAACCCTGATCATCGCTCCCCTCATCGCACTGCTAATTACGACCTTTGGCGAACAACTTCGCAAGCTTTCTTTCCGTAGTCAGAGCCGTATTTCTAACCTGTCAGCCCTACTGGTTGAAGTGTTTAGCGGCATGCGTCTAGTGCAAGCCTTTGCTGCCGAAAACTATATGCTGGATCGGTTCAGTCGGGAAGCAGAGCGAAACCGCCGTGCCCGTTACCGAACTGAACAACTGAAGGCGATTCAGGTGCCAGCCGTCGGTTTTTTAGAATCTGCCAGTCTACTCCTGCTGCTGTTGTTAGGAGGATGGCAGGTTCATCTTGGTAACCTGACTGGAGGAGCCTTTGTCAGCTACCTGACTGCGGTTCTAATGTTGATTGATCCGATTTCGTTAGTCACCAGTAACTACAACGAATTCAAACAGGGGGAAGCGTCGATCGATCGAATTTTTGAACTGATGGATATCCAACCAACGGTTTTAGAAAAATCAGGCGCAGTTGCCTTGCCCCCTGTTACTGGCAAGGTGGAGTATCGCAATGTCAGCTTTTCCTACCAACCGGATCAACCGGTTCTGAAGGACCTGAGTTTAATGGCAATGCCGGGAGAGGCGATCGCCCTAGTGGGGGCTTCCGGTGCCGGAAAAACAACGATGGCAAACCTGTTACCCCGTTTTTATGACCCACAAGCGGGGCAAATTTTGATCGATGGGGTAGATATCCGGGATGTAACACTGGCCAGCCTACGGCGGCAAATTGGAATTGTCCCACAGGAAACAATTTTATTCTCAGGTACGATCGCCCAGAATATTGCCTTTGGTCAGGCAGAATTCGATCTGGACGCCCTTCAAGAAGCCGCTCGCATTGCCAACGCCCACCAGTTCATCGTGGAATTTCCCCAGGGCTATCAAACCTGGGTGGGGGAACGTGGCGTCAACCTGTCTGGAGGACAACGACAGAGACTCGCCATTGCTCGGGCGGTGTTACTCAATCCCCGCATTTTGATTTTGGATGAAGCAACCTCCGCCCTCGATTCAGAATCCGAAGCCCTGGTTCAAGAGGCGTTAGAACGGCTCATGCAAAACCGTACAGTTTTCATCATTGCCCACCGCCTTGCCACCGTCCGACGCTCCGATCGCATCCTCGTTTTAGAGCAGGGACGCCTGGTGGAATCGGGCACCCACGCCGAACTACTTGACAAGGGCGGACGCTATGCCCGCTTTTATGCCCAGCAGTTTCAAGAGTAG
- a CDS encoding SPFH domain-containing protein, whose translation MEPLLAAFVLSLIGYVFGSVKIINQGTEGLVERFGQYRRTLKPGLNVVIPLIDTVLVESTREQLLDIDPQSAITRDNVSLTVDAVMYWKILDVQKAYYAIEDLVAALENLVITTLRSEIGKMDLRETISSRTKINQALLHELDEATETWGVKVIRVEVQGIQLSEELRAALEKERTAESLRKAQISETEGVVESIQRLSRALQTQPNSDAVLKYLFMKDYVNANAKLGESNNSKIIFMDPKALTETVSELIAGSEGGEGIMQNNTDDGQG comes from the coding sequence ATGGAACCCCTCCTCGCTGCTTTTGTACTATCGCTTATCGGTTATGTTTTCGGTTCGGTCAAAATCATTAATCAGGGAACAGAGGGGTTAGTCGAACGGTTTGGGCAATACCGCCGGACGCTGAAACCTGGTTTGAATGTGGTGATTCCACTTATTGACACGGTTTTGGTTGAATCAACTCGTGAGCAGTTACTCGATATTGACCCTCAATCGGCAATCACACGGGATAATGTGTCACTTACGGTGGATGCGGTGATGTATTGGAAAATCCTGGATGTCCAAAAAGCCTACTATGCAATTGAAGACCTGGTAGCAGCTCTGGAAAATCTGGTTATTACAACCCTGCGTTCTGAAATTGGCAAAATGGATTTGCGGGAAACGATTTCTTCGCGAACCAAAATTAACCAGGCATTGCTGCACGAATTGGATGAGGCAACCGAAACCTGGGGCGTTAAAGTGATTCGGGTAGAGGTGCAGGGTATTCAGCTATCAGAGGAATTACGGGCAGCACTGGAAAAGGAACGAACAGCAGAGAGCCTGCGTAAAGCTCAAATCTCTGAAACGGAGGGTGTGGTGGAATCCATCCAGCGTCTATCCAGGGCTTTACAAACTCAACCCAACTCGGATGCGGTACTAAAATATCTTTTTATGAAAGATTATGTGAATGCGAACGCCAAGTTGGGTGAGAGTAATAACTCTAAAATTATCTTTATGGACCCCAAAGCACTGACTGAAACTGTAAGTGAGCTAATTGCAGGCAGTGAAGGCGGAGAAGGGATTATGCAAAACAACACGGATGATGGGCAGGGATAG